One window of the Lactococcus lactis genome contains the following:
- the glyS gene encoding glycine--tRNA ligase subunit beta: MTNYLLEIGLEEIPAHLVTPSINQLAERMETFLKENRLEFDKIIKFSTPRRLAIIVEGLAEASEAIDEEVKGPSAKIAKDAQGNWSKAIQGFSRGQGATPDDLILKGDYYYAKKHIDGVKAEEILSKVGDEVIAKMTFSTYMKWGNNDFLFVRPIQWIVSLLEDKVVAFDLLDVTANRFSRGHRFLANVEVELKNANDYASKMPENFVLVDAEHRKAEISSQILALASENKWQVTLHKDLLEEVNNIVEYPTAFVGSFDPKYLSVPAEVLVTSMRDNQRYFEVYNQEGQLAPNFISVRNGNAENIENVVLGNEKVLVARLEDAEFFWKEDQKLKIEDLVAKLAKVTFHAKIGSITEHMARTKEIAAKLADIAGLTDEEKRDVARSAEIYKFDLLTGMVGEFDELQGVMGEKYALLAGENANVSAAIREHYMPTSAEGELPETKVGSVLAAADKIDSVLSFFNVGLIPSGSNDPYALRRAVQGLIRIIEKMNWHFDLSLFIDQFEGENHLEILDFVKARIQKLLLEKLDRHDIVEAAINSSNFDITNMMESAFVIDGHKLHEPFKPAIENVSRSINLVKKAKDIKEINPTLFEEDAEEALYNVVISLQNQWTYMPGEEKFRAIVHSLAPAIETFFESVMVMAEDLSVRDNRIALLSEVVALTSVMADFSLINTK, from the coding sequence ATGACAAATTACTTACTTGAAATTGGTTTGGAAGAAATTCCAGCACATTTGGTGACTCCTTCAATCAATCAATTAGCCGAAAGAATGGAAACTTTTCTTAAAGAAAATCGTTTAGAATTTGATAAAATTATTAAATTTTCAACTCCACGTCGTTTAGCAATTATTGTTGAAGGTTTGGCAGAAGCGTCAGAAGCGATTGATGAAGAAGTTAAAGGTCCATCTGCTAAAATTGCTAAAGATGCGCAAGGGAATTGGTCAAAAGCGATTCAAGGTTTCTCAAGAGGACAAGGAGCTACTCCAGATGATTTAATCCTTAAGGGTGATTATTATTATGCTAAAAAACATATTGACGGAGTAAAAGCAGAAGAAATTCTGTCTAAAGTTGGCGATGAAGTCATCGCAAAAATGACATTCTCAACTTATATGAAATGGGGAAATAATGATTTTCTCTTTGTTCGTCCGATTCAATGGATTGTTTCACTTCTAGAAGATAAAGTTGTTGCTTTTGATTTATTGGACGTAACAGCAAATCGTTTTTCACGAGGCCATCGTTTCTTGGCAAATGTTGAGGTTGAACTCAAAAATGCAAATGATTATGCTAGCAAAATGCCAGAAAACTTTGTTTTAGTTGATGCTGAACATCGTAAAGCAGAAATTTCATCTCAAATTTTGGCTCTTGCGTCTGAAAATAAATGGCAAGTTACTTTGCATAAAGATTTATTAGAAGAAGTAAATAATATTGTTGAATATCCAACTGCCTTTGTTGGTTCATTTGATCCTAAATATCTTTCTGTTCCAGCAGAAGTTTTAGTGACATCAATGCGTGATAATCAACGTTATTTTGAAGTTTATAACCAAGAAGGTCAACTCGCACCAAACTTTATCTCTGTCCGTAATGGGAACGCTGAAAATATTGAAAATGTAGTGCTTGGAAATGAAAAAGTTTTGGTTGCTCGTCTTGAAGATGCAGAGTTTTTCTGGAAAGAAGATCAAAAACTTAAAATTGAAGATTTGGTCGCTAAACTTGCTAAAGTAACTTTCCATGCTAAAATTGGTTCAATTACTGAACACATGGCGCGAACAAAAGAAATAGCCGCTAAGTTAGCTGATATTGCTGGTTTGACAGATGAAGAAAAAAGAGACGTTGCCCGTAGTGCTGAAATTTATAAATTTGACCTTTTGACAGGAATGGTTGGAGAATTTGATGAATTACAAGGGGTAATGGGTGAAAAATATGCGCTTTTAGCTGGTGAAAATGCAAATGTTTCTGCAGCAATTCGTGAACATTATATGCCAACTTCAGCCGAGGGAGAATTGCCTGAAACAAAAGTTGGTTCTGTGCTTGCAGCAGCTGACAAAATTGATTCAGTCCTCTCTTTCTTTAATGTTGGTTTAATTCCTTCTGGTTCAAATGACCCTTATGCCCTACGTCGAGCAGTACAAGGCTTGATTCGTATTATTGAAAAAATGAATTGGCATTTCGATTTATCTTTATTTATCGACCAATTTGAAGGTGAAAATCATCTTGAAATTTTGGATTTCGTCAAAGCACGTATTCAAAAACTCTTGCTTGAAAAACTCGATCGTCATGATATTGTTGAAGCGGCAATTAATAGTTCAAACTTTGATATTACAAACATGATGGAATCGGCTTTTGTCATTGATGGGCACAAACTTCACGAACCTTTTAAACCAGCAATTGAAAATGTTTCGCGTTCAATTAATTTGGTTAAAAAAGCAAAAGATATTAAAGAAATAAATCCAACACTTTTTGAAGAAGATGCAGAAGAAGCTCTTTATAACGTTGTTATTTCTCTTCAAAATCAATGGACTTATATGCCTGGTGAAGAAAAATTCAGAGCAATTGTTCATTCACTTGCACCTGCAATTGAAACTTTCTTTGAAAGTGTAATGGTAATGGCTGAAGATTTATCAGTTCGTGATAATCGTATTGCGTTGTTGTCAGAAGTTGTTGCATTAACAAGTGTTATGGCTGATTTTTCTTTGATTAATACAAAATAA
- a CDS encoding DUF896 domain-containing protein, with protein sequence MAITNEQVERINELARKKKAEGLSEAELEEQALLRRAYLDSVKANFRSQVETIKVIDEKTGEDVTPDKLKEIQRKNGMRD encoded by the coding sequence ATGGCAATTACAAATGAACAAGTAGAACGTATTAATGAATTAGCGCGTAAGAAGAAAGCAGAAGGATTATCAGAAGCTGAGCTTGAAGAACAAGCCCTTTTACGTCGTGCTTACCTCGATAGTGTTAAAGCAAATTTCCGCTCACAAGTTGAAACCATCAAAGTTATTGATGAAAAAACAGGAGAAGATGTTACTCCGGATAAACTTAAAGAAATTCAACGTAAGAATGGGATGCGCGACTGA
- a CDS encoding voltage-gated chloride channel family protein has translation MNFFKVGISRSAILYVFLAVIIGGLIGIVDAIFGRGLIYITEFRDSHALYLIPFLTLAGLLIVYIYKNFGKDSQKGMGLIFEAGNHGREDIPKRLVPLIVFSTWLSHLFGASVGREGVAVQIGGVIGHAIGKKLSAKEAKKILLITGMAAGFAGLFQTPIAATFFAIEILMLGKIEYRALIPALVGSYVASWTSSSLGLEKFSFAINTNIHIDPLVLLKLAVIAVCFGLVGRFFAESLAFMKATVAKRIVNPYYRIILMGIVISIGLLVIHLDRYAGLGTNLISLSFNGGHINGYDWILKLIFTVLSISAGFQGGEVTPLFAIGSTLGAALAMLFGLPVEFVAAAGYVSIFSAATNSYFGPIFIAAEVFGFGSVQYILPIMTIAYVLNGNSSIYAQEVLNLEV, from the coding sequence ATGAATTTTTTTAAAGTAGGAATTTCAAGAAGCGCAATTTTATATGTCTTCTTAGCTGTAATTATTGGGGGATTAATTGGTATTGTTGATGCTATATTTGGTCGAGGGCTTATCTATATTACTGAATTTAGAGATAGTCATGCCCTATATTTAATTCCATTTTTAACCTTAGCTGGTCTCTTAATCGTTTATATTTATAAGAATTTTGGTAAAGACAGCCAAAAAGGAATGGGCCTAATTTTTGAAGCGGGGAATCATGGGCGAGAAGATATTCCAAAACGTCTTGTTCCGCTGATTGTTTTCTCGACTTGGCTTTCTCATTTGTTTGGTGCCAGTGTTGGTCGTGAAGGAGTTGCAGTTCAAATTGGTGGTGTGATTGGACATGCGATTGGTAAAAAACTCTCAGCAAAAGAAGCTAAAAAAATACTTTTGATTACTGGTATGGCTGCTGGTTTTGCAGGGCTCTTTCAAACGCCAATCGCGGCAACTTTCTTTGCTATTGAAATTTTAATGTTGGGTAAAATTGAGTATAGAGCTTTAATCCCAGCTTTGGTTGGTTCATATGTTGCAAGTTGGACTTCAAGCAGTTTGGGATTAGAAAAATTTTCTTTCGCAATCAATACTAACATTCATATTGACCCTTTGGTTCTTTTAAAATTGGCTGTCATTGCCGTTTGTTTTGGACTTGTAGGAAGATTTTTTGCGGAATCTTTAGCTTTTATGAAAGCAACCGTCGCTAAAAGAATTGTTAATCCTTATTATAGAATTATTTTGATGGGAATTGTCATCTCAATTGGTTTACTTGTTATTCATTTGGACCGTTATGCTGGTCTTGGGACAAATTTGATTTCTTTAAGTTTTAATGGTGGACATATCAATGGATATGATTGGATATTAAAATTAATCTTTACGGTTTTATCAATTTCTGCTGGATTCCAAGGTGGGGAAGTCACACCACTCTTTGCTATTGGTTCAACATTGGGTGCAGCTTTGGCTATGCTCTTTGGTTTACCTGTCGAATTTGTGGCTGCTGCGGGTTATGTTTCAATTTTTTCAGCCGCAACAAACTCTTATTTTGGGCCAATTTTTATTGCTGCGGAGGTCTTTGGCTTTGGTTCGGTTCAATATATCCTACCAATTATGACAATTGCCTATGTTTTGAATGGAAATTCATCCATTTATGCGCAAGAAGTTCTAAATTTGGAAGTTTAA
- a CDS encoding nicotinate-nucleotide adenylyltransferase yields the protein MDKGNRKKVGLLGGNFNPIHHAHLMMADQVAQQMNLDKVLLMPENIPPHVDEKETISAKHRVKMLELAIKENPRLGLELIEIERGGKSYSYDTLKLLTEANPDTDYYFIIGSDMVEYLPKWYKIDELLKLVTFIALRRTDTISKSPYPVTWLDAPLLPISSTMLREMFAKNIEPTYFLPQNVIDYIKTEKLYKKR from the coding sequence ATGGATAAAGGGAACAGAAAAAAAGTAGGTCTATTAGGAGGAAATTTTAATCCAATTCATCATGCTCATTTAATGATGGCTGACCAAGTTGCCCAACAAATGAATTTGGATAAGGTATTACTAATGCCTGAAAATATTCCACCTCATGTCGATGAAAAAGAAACCATTTCTGCAAAACATCGAGTTAAAATGCTTGAGTTAGCAATCAAAGAAAATCCTAGACTCGGTCTTGAGTTGATTGAAATTGAACGTGGTGGAAAATCTTACAGTTATGACACGCTCAAACTCCTGACTGAAGCTAATCCTGATACCGATTATTATTTCATTATTGGTAGCGACATGGTGGAATATCTTCCCAAATGGTACAAAATTGATGAACTCCTAAAACTTGTGACATTCATTGCCTTAAGAAGAACGGATACAATCTCCAAAAGTCCTTATCCTGTTACTTGGCTTGATGCTCCCTTGTTACCAATTTCTAGTACAATGCTAAGGGAAATGTTTGCCAAAAATATTGAACCCACTTACTTCTTACCTCAAAACGTTATTGATTACATTAAAACTGAAAAATTATATAAAAAAAGATGA